A window of the Haloquadratum walsbyi C23 genome harbors these coding sequences:
- the gvpA gene encoding gas vesicle protein GvpA — translation MAQPDSSSLAEVLDRVLDKGIVVDTFARISLVGIEILTVEARVVVASVDTFLHYAEEIAKIEQAELTAGAEA, via the coding sequence ATGGCACAACCTGACTCATCCAGTTTAGCAGAAGTTCTTGATCGCGTGCTCGATAAAGGAATTGTCGTTGATACCTTTGCACGCATTTCACTTGTAGGTATAGAAATTCTAACCGTTGAAGCGCGCGTTGTGGTTGCTTCAGTCGATACCTTCTTGCATTACGCAGAAGAGATCGCAAAGATTGAACAAGCAGAACTCACTGCCGGCGCCGAGGCGTAA
- a CDS encoding anthranilate synthase component II — MILVIDNYDSFAYNLVQYVGEFDEVTVQRNDAIDLDDIYALDPDGIVISPGPGTPQEAGISIDVFAELEYPVLGVCLGHQALCAAHGAPVGHAPAVVHGKSSKVRHDGSNLYDDISDPFDVGRYHSLAVERQDVPTPLIETAATDDEQGVVMGVRHPDKPHHGVQFHPESILTNAGKQLIKNFCMSIAD; from the coding sequence ATGATTCTTGTTATCGACAATTACGATTCGTTTGCGTACAATCTCGTTCAGTACGTTGGGGAGTTCGACGAAGTCACAGTCCAACGTAATGATGCAATCGACTTAGATGACATCTATGCACTCGACCCTGATGGGATTGTTATCTCACCAGGTCCTGGGACGCCACAAGAAGCTGGGATATCGATAGACGTCTTTGCTGAACTGGAGTATCCGGTTTTAGGTGTTTGTTTAGGTCATCAAGCACTTTGTGCAGCACATGGCGCACCAGTCGGGCATGCGCCTGCTGTTGTTCATGGTAAATCATCAAAAGTGAGACATGACGGAAGCAATTTATATGATGATATATCCGATCCATTCGATGTTGGGCGATATCATTCATTAGCAGTTGAGCGACAAGATGTTCCCACGCCGCTTATCGAGACGGCTGCAACAGATGATGAGCAGGGTGTTGTCATGGGTGTTAGACATCCTGATAAACCGCATCATGGCGTTCAATTCCACCCCGAAAGTATTCTTACGAACGCAGGCAAGCAATTGATTAAGAACTTTTGTATGTCAATCGCTGACTGA
- a CDS encoding anthranilate synthase component I family protein, which yields MHEVTVVTDEATFTETAAQAPAGARVPIEIEFTTEDPFTAYRRARTDTDDGIYLETTGGQSGWGYFAIDPVERIQVTGSAASIGQHPPQQESMAERGDERSQGRGPSLDELDSILDRETLIRGGCTVPYPCGAFGWLSYDVARELESIPQTTPPSDLPRVQIGVFDRVAAWEEPRSDGSVTMHITACPVIEADTNIGDVYERGLAHARDLVSRIDTGTTSVDEPSVSAANNAITFKSECGTAAFEDRVRQIKEYIRDGDTFQTNVSHRLSAPAAIHPVTTFDALREVNPAPYSGLIEFPGVDLVSASPELLLSVDGERVSTEPIAGTRPRGETSADDIDLETDLTEDSKERAEHAMLVDLERNDLGKICKYGTVDVSEYRRVDRYSEVMHLVSLIEGQRQPQTQIADAVAAVFPGGTITGAPKPRTMELIDEVETTRRGPYTGSIGIFGFDDRAVLNITIRTLVRHGDEYRLRVGAGIVHDSVPDHEYQETLDKARGLVRAVDTALGERGSLTVGTTGNTLDESAAKQGASIQSERDGIETGDSS from the coding sequence ATGCATGAGGTTACAGTCGTTACAGATGAAGCGACGTTTACAGAAACAGCAGCACAAGCACCCGCAGGGGCGCGCGTTCCAATTGAAATAGAATTCACTACTGAAGACCCATTCACAGCGTATCGACGAGCGAGGACAGATACTGATGATGGAATATATTTAGAGACCACCGGTGGACAGTCCGGGTGGGGATACTTTGCAATCGACCCAGTTGAGCGTATTCAGGTGACTGGGTCAGCAGCATCAATTGGACAACATCCCCCTCAACAAGAAAGTATGGCTGAAAGAGGTGATGAGAGAAGCCAGGGTCGCGGACCAAGTCTTGATGAACTCGATAGTATCTTAGATCGCGAGACACTCATTCGTGGGGGCTGTACGGTCCCATATCCTTGTGGTGCGTTTGGATGGCTCTCATATGATGTTGCTCGGGAACTTGAATCAATCCCACAGACAACGCCACCGAGTGACCTCCCACGAGTACAGATTGGAGTTTTCGACCGTGTCGCTGCATGGGAAGAACCACGTTCGGATGGATCTGTAACAATGCACATTACAGCGTGTCCTGTAATTGAAGCAGACACGAATATAGGAGATGTGTATGAGCGCGGACTTGCGCATGCACGCGATCTCGTATCCCGTATTGATACCGGCACCACTTCCGTAGATGAACCATCGGTGTCTGCAGCAAACAATGCAATAACATTCAAGAGTGAATGCGGGACGGCAGCGTTTGAAGATCGCGTCCGGCAGATCAAGGAATATATCCGAGATGGAGATACGTTCCAGACAAATGTTTCACATCGTTTGAGTGCACCCGCTGCAATTCACCCTGTCACAACTTTTGATGCACTTCGAGAGGTGAATCCTGCTCCATACTCCGGGCTAATCGAATTCCCCGGTGTTGATCTTGTCAGTGCGAGTCCAGAGCTATTACTATCAGTCGATGGTGAGCGAGTGAGCACCGAACCAATCGCTGGAACGCGACCACGGGGTGAAACATCAGCAGATGATATCGATCTTGAAACGGACCTCACAGAAGATAGCAAAGAGCGTGCTGAACATGCGATGCTTGTCGATCTTGAGCGAAATGATCTTGGGAAAATCTGCAAGTATGGAACCGTTGATGTTTCGGAGTACCGTCGTGTTGATCGATATTCTGAGGTAATGCATCTTGTCTCACTCATTGAGGGGCAGCGACAGCCACAAACACAAATTGCCGATGCTGTCGCAGCGGTCTTCCCTGGTGGAACAATCACTGGTGCACCAAAGCCACGGACAATGGAGCTTATCGATGAAGTTGAGACAACGCGTCGAGGACCGTACACAGGGAGTATTGGAATCTTTGGATTCGATGACCGCGCAGTATTGAATATTACAATTCGAACACTTGTGCGACATGGTGATGAATATCGTCTCCGGGTTGGTGCTGGAATCGTTCATGATTCCGTTCCTGATCATGAATATCAAGAGACATTAGATAAGGCACGGGGACTCGTAAGAGCCGTTGATACGGCACTTGGTGAGCGAGGATCACTTACTGTCGGCACAACAGGGAATACATTAGACGAATCAGCAGCAAAGCAGGGCGCATCAATACAATCAGAGAGAGATGGAATAGAAACCGGTGATTCATCATGA
- the epsC gene encoding serine O-acetyltransferase EpsC translates to MEYRYAGDANEKLFEAYQSDTDPYPTNVSVCFPEREHRRGEISYLQELFFPTCWNAPELIRDELAILDTLDELGNLFHAGICPYPGVNADEVVTNVLDTLPEIRTLLKRDAEAAYKGDPAAKSYTEIIRSYPGFLAVAMQRVAHIMYQEGAVEYARELTEYAKTQTGIDIHPGAEIGEYFFIDHGTGVVIGETATVGDWVRLYQDVTLGALHFEQEEGEQHALKKGYKRHPDIGAHVVIGAGTKVLGPVTVGDHVSIGANSWVTDDVPDHTKVYITNHPTQERKRYEEGNGAQIN, encoded by the coding sequence ATGGAATATCGGTACGCTGGTGACGCCAACGAAAAGTTGTTTGAGGCTTATCAGTCGGATACTGACCCGTACCCGACAAACGTCTCTGTTTGCTTTCCAGAGCGCGAGCATCGCCGTGGTGAAATATCTTATCTTCAGGAGCTATTTTTTCCAACCTGTTGGAACGCACCTGAACTGATTCGTGATGAATTAGCTATACTCGATACACTTGATGAACTTGGTAATCTCTTTCATGCGGGAATCTGCCCATATCCAGGCGTTAATGCCGATGAAGTCGTTACAAATGTTCTTGATACGCTTCCAGAGATACGAACATTACTCAAACGAGATGCTGAAGCTGCATACAAAGGTGACCCTGCTGCAAAAAGTTATACTGAAATCATCCGGTCATACCCTGGCTTCCTTGCAGTCGCAATGCAGCGAGTTGCACACATTATGTATCAGGAAGGCGCAGTTGAATATGCACGAGAGCTAACAGAATACGCAAAAACACAAACAGGGATTGATATTCACCCAGGTGCTGAAATTGGTGAATATTTTTTCATTGACCATGGAACAGGCGTTGTTATCGGTGAAACCGCAACTGTCGGTGATTGGGTGCGACTATATCAAGATGTAACCCTTGGGGCGCTTCATTTTGAACAAGAAGAGGGAGAGCAGCATGCACTGAAGAAGGGATATAAGCGACATCCTGATATTGGCGCTCATGTTGTCATCGGAGCCGGAACTAAAGTTCTTGGTCCGGTGACTGTCGGAGATCATGTGAGTATCGGTGCCAACTCATGGGTCACTGACGATGTTCCAGATCACACGAAAGTATACATCACAAATCATCCGACTCAAGAACGGAAGCGGTATGAGGAAGGAAATGGTGCTCAAATAAATTGA
- a CDS encoding ABC transporter ATP-binding protein yields the protein MTSLLGYARPYWLRLLLGVLAAIGTRGARLVPPIIIATTIDRVVLGSGDPGLLSDLGLFTAGEITGTAARIAVLEQLVVIAALAYLIRSITRFGSRYLLQSSAQKIQRDLRNDTYDHLQHLSMDFFASHQTGGMLSILNSDINRLEQFLNTEFRQLIRVVATVSGIAVVLWYYAPTLALIALAPVPLIGIASAGFLQWIEPRYKSIRETVSRLNTRLENNLGGVAVVKVFNRYAFERDRVAEQSRSYHDEQVAALRIRRAFFAGLRLLTGIVFVLVLLIGGRSIITASTSEQAVISTGAFAAFFLYLRRLYSPMRRIGRSANKYQLAKSSAERVFGLLGQTPTVTEPANPVIPDNIDGQVTFENVHFSYTDRESVLTDISIDVPPGTTVGLAGATGAGKSTLVKLVSRLHDVDSGTIRIDGRDIREYDLQALRDEIAVVEQNPYLFSGTVAENIAYGDSDVLESERQGSSSHRDAVVEAAKAAAADEFVSALPSGYDTQIGERGIKLSGGQRQRVAIARALLNDPSIIVFDEATSDVDTETEEQIKQSIDRLIADRTAFVIAHRLSTIRDADRVIVLDDGEIIESGTHETLIEEFGAYAALWDAQVEANTADDRSRPVTTESE from the coding sequence ATGACTAGCTTACTCGGGTACGCGCGTCCATACTGGCTCCGACTTCTGCTTGGTGTGCTCGCCGCAATTGGCACCCGTGGTGCCCGACTTGTCCCACCCATTATCATTGCGACAACGATTGATCGCGTTGTGCTTGGAAGCGGTGATCCCGGATTATTATCTGATCTTGGGCTTTTTACTGCAGGGGAAATCACAGGTACCGCAGCGCGTATCGCCGTTCTTGAGCAACTTGTCGTCATCGCCGCACTGGCATATCTTATCCGCTCTATTACTCGTTTTGGATCGCGCTATCTGCTCCAGTCATCAGCGCAGAAAATCCAACGTGATCTTCGTAACGATACATATGATCACCTCCAACATCTCTCAATGGATTTCTTTGCATCACATCAAACTGGAGGGATGTTGTCAATTCTCAATAGTGATATCAACCGTCTTGAACAGTTTCTTAATACAGAGTTTCGACAACTTATTCGGGTTGTTGCAACTGTGAGTGGTATTGCGGTTGTTCTCTGGTATTATGCACCGACACTCGCACTCATTGCACTCGCACCCGTTCCGCTGATCGGTATTGCGAGTGCTGGGTTCCTCCAATGGATTGAGCCGCGGTATAAATCGATTCGAGAAACAGTTTCACGGCTTAATACCCGACTTGAAAATAATCTTGGTGGTGTCGCTGTTGTCAAGGTATTCAATCGATATGCGTTTGAGCGTGACCGCGTTGCTGAACAGAGTCGTAGTTACCACGATGAGCAGGTTGCTGCACTCCGTATCCGTCGGGCGTTTTTCGCTGGTCTTCGGTTGCTTACCGGCATTGTGTTTGTTCTTGTGTTACTCATCGGTGGACGCTCGATAATCACCGCATCTACCAGCGAGCAAGCAGTCATCTCGACAGGTGCATTTGCAGCGTTCTTCCTATACCTTCGTCGACTTTACTCACCGATGCGACGAATCGGTCGATCTGCAAATAAATACCAACTTGCTAAATCAAGTGCTGAACGTGTCTTTGGACTTCTTGGACAAACACCGACAGTTACTGAACCAGCAAACCCTGTTATCCCAGATAACATTGATGGACAAGTAACATTTGAAAATGTGCACTTCAGCTACACGGATCGTGAGTCAGTGCTTACAGACATCTCAATTGATGTCCCACCAGGAACAACAGTTGGACTTGCTGGCGCGACTGGAGCCGGGAAATCAACACTTGTGAAACTGGTCTCCCGGCTTCACGACGTGGATTCAGGAACAATTCGCATTGACGGTCGAGACATTCGCGAGTATGACCTCCAAGCGCTTCGTGATGAGATTGCTGTTGTTGAGCAAAATCCATATTTATTCTCGGGGACAGTTGCTGAGAATATTGCATACGGTGACAGTGACGTTCTTGAATCCGAGCGTCAAGGATCATCTTCACATCGTGACGCGGTTGTTGAAGCCGCAAAAGCAGCAGCTGCAGATGAATTCGTCTCTGCTCTCCCATCAGGGTATGACACGCAAATCGGTGAGCGCGGAATCAAGCTTTCAGGCGGTCAAAGACAGCGCGTCGCGATTGCTCGCGCGCTACTTAATGACCCATCAATTATCGTTTTTGACGAAGCAACAAGTGATGTTGATACGGAGACAGAAGAGCAAATTAAACAGAGTATTGATCGGCTGATTGCAGACCGGACAGCATTTGTCATCGCTCACCGACTTTCAACAATCAGAGATGCTGATCGTGTTATCGTACTTGATGATGGCGAAATCATCGAGTCTGGAACACATGAGACACTTATTGAAGAATTCGGAGCGTATGCAGCACTGTGGGATGCGCAAGTCGAAGCCAACACGGCTGACGATAGATCCCGCCCAGTTACAACGGAATCAGAGTGA
- a CDS encoding PAS domain-containing protein — protein sequence MRQSVLRNRLIDTIRSNQQEFRGTLSDLIDAGHLDNINQEILQDNVDNIRSKSGENVSAREMMLRWRLQVLDNIQFGLTLTGPAYEDNPIRYANQTFRETTGYTLSQLRGSNPRILQGPMTEASAINALREATQIWEPVTVTLWNYRYNGVPFRTRLSITPLRRDDGMITHWLGVQSVIDSLTELSKPESEAVGKRMSKRRFDLNSEIIGKYKLE from the coding sequence ATGCGGCAGTCGGTACTTCGAAATCGGCTTATTGATACAATTAGGTCCAATCAGCAGGAGTTTCGGGGGACTCTCTCAGATCTGATAGATGCAGGTCATCTTGATAACATAAATCAAGAAATTCTCCAAGATAATGTCGATAATATCAGATCAAAGAGCGGTGAAAACGTTAGCGCACGTGAGATGATGCTGCGATGGCGACTCCAGGTTCTTGATAATATTCAATTTGGACTTACACTCACTGGACCCGCATATGAGGATAACCCAATTCGATATGCGAATCAAACGTTCCGAGAAACAACCGGCTATACTCTATCGCAACTCCGCGGATCGAATCCTCGGATACTCCAGGGTCCGATGACGGAGGCCTCAGCAATCAACGCGCTCCGAGAAGCGACCCAAATCTGGGAACCCGTAACAGTCACGCTATGGAATTATCGGTATAATGGAGTACCATTTCGAACCCGGCTTTCAATCACTCCACTTCGAAGAGATGATGGAATGATCACGCACTGGCTTGGCGTACAGAGTGTTATTGACTCCTTGACCGAACTCTCAAAGCCAGAATCGGAAGCAGTAGGCAAGAGGATGTCCAAACGCAGATTCGATCTCAACTCTGAGATAATAGGAAAATATAAGCTGGAATGA
- a CDS encoding class I SAM-dependent methyltransferase: MTTQSISPLLSEKDRAKRDARSDTAFYDTPRFVTHADDGFLTRLTDTYSSVLSPDDRIFDAMSSWISHLPDDISYDHIIGHGLNAAELSENEILDEWFCQDLNQNQVLPLQDNSVDAVTCALSVQYLQYPGRVFDEFARVLDDDGVVIVSFSNRMFPTKAVRAWQAGSMDERHGLVDQYCTAGGLTTTQRISCRPEADPFRATVARNQ, encoded by the coding sequence ATGACAACGCAGAGTATATCACCGCTTCTTTCTGAGAAAGACCGAGCAAAACGAGATGCTCGATCTGATACTGCATTTTATGATACTCCACGATTTGTGACACATGCAGACGATGGATTTCTAACCCGACTCACTGATACATATTCATCGGTCCTTTCACCTGATGACCGCATCTTCGATGCGATGAGCAGTTGGATCTCACACCTTCCAGATGATATTTCATATGATCATATCATTGGTCATGGGCTTAATGCAGCCGAACTCAGCGAAAATGAGATACTTGATGAATGGTTCTGCCAGGATTTAAATCAAAATCAAGTGCTTCCACTCCAAGACAATTCTGTTGATGCTGTCACTTGTGCTCTTTCTGTGCAGTATCTTCAATATCCTGGTCGTGTGTTTGATGAGTTTGCTCGTGTGCTTGATGATGATGGTGTAGTTATCGTCAGCTTTAGCAATCGAATGTTTCCCACAAAAGCCGTTCGCGCATGGCAGGCAGGTTCAATGGACGAGCGACATGGTCTTGTGGACCAATACTGTACAGCAGGTGGCCTCACGACGACACAGCGAATTTCATGTCGTCCAGAGGCGGACCCGTTCCGCGCTACCGTTGCGCGGAATCAGTAG
- a CDS encoding class I SAM-dependent methyltransferase — translation MNKKAVQRAWEDIAETYAQRRDPNGSDADLVFDLQSMVGQDATILDVGCGDGARTLDNLSESGTNVGLDIARQNLELAHDIVPTARLLQAEMTQLPIASDSIDAITAYHAVFHVPRGNHSTVYNEFTRVLRPGGTLLMTLPGGRYETVRRGWMGGEMLFSAPGREQTLTYLQNAGFDNIRTRQVTDPLGSNAEFVFADLTESQVE, via the coding sequence ATGAATAAGAAAGCTGTACAACGTGCATGGGAGGATATCGCCGAGACGTACGCACAACGTCGTGATCCAAACGGTTCTGATGCAGACCTTGTTTTTGATCTTCAATCAATGGTCGGTCAGGATGCGACTATTCTTGATGTTGGATGTGGTGATGGAGCGCGAACGCTAGATAATCTCTCTGAGTCAGGCACTAACGTTGGGCTTGATATCGCTCGACAAAATCTTGAGCTTGCTCACGACATTGTCCCAACCGCACGGTTACTTCAGGCGGAGATGACACAACTTCCAATTGCAAGTGACTCGATTGATGCTATCACCGCCTATCACGCTGTCTTTCACGTCCCCCGTGGCAATCATTCGACTGTCTATAACGAATTTACGCGTGTCCTCCGCCCAGGTGGGACGCTTCTTATGACACTTCCAGGAGGACGATATGAAACAGTCCGTCGAGGATGGATGGGCGGTGAGATGCTGTTTTCTGCACCTGGACGAGAACAAACGCTCACATACCTCCAAAACGCCGGATTCGATAATATTCGTACACGACAAGTCACCGATCCACTTGGGAGTAATGCTGAGTTTGTGTTTGCTGACCTCACAGAATCACAAGTAGAGTAA
- a CDS encoding type 1 glutamine amidotransferase domain-containing protein encodes MTSALFIVTEEGYWGEECIEPLTTLDDAGVTVTVATPTGEQPVIDDRSIDPDEVGSEYADHLCDIHENDPRLNNPETLASVDAANYDAVVFPGGHGTEFDITHDQHARRALRTAVEDDHGVALVVCHAVGILAFTRGSDGSMLVAGRNVTGFPNEWEEGIVDDDDCMPDGRKLPYWVEDEVRAAGAEWDAELDADTSVTVDGNLITGRGPGSSSEAAKTLLDRLNIEPTEASANADD; translated from the coding sequence ATGACAAGTGCATTATTCATTGTTACGGAGGAAGGCTATTGGGGAGAAGAATGTATTGAGCCACTTACAACGCTTGATGACGCTGGAGTTACAGTAACTGTTGCAACACCTACGGGTGAACAACCAGTCATTGATGATCGATCAATTGATCCCGATGAGGTTGGTTCGGAATACGCTGATCATCTCTGTGATATTCATGAGAACGATCCTCGGTTAAATAATCCTGAAACGCTCGCATCTGTCGATGCAGCCAATTACGACGCTGTTGTGTTTCCTGGAGGTCATGGGACAGAATTTGACATCACGCATGACCAACATGCTCGAAGGGCGCTTCGAACTGCCGTCGAGGATGACCATGGTGTTGCACTCGTTGTATGTCATGCCGTTGGAATTCTCGCATTCACTCGCGGGTCCGACGGATCAATGCTTGTAGCTGGTCGGAATGTAACCGGATTCCCGAATGAGTGGGAAGAGGGAATCGTTGATGATGATGACTGCATGCCTGATGGACGAAAGCTCCCATATTGGGTTGAGGATGAAGTTCGAGCGGCTGGCGCAGAGTGGGATGCTGAACTTGATGCCGATACAAGTGTTACAGTTGATGGGAATCTAATCACCGGACGGGGACCAGGATCGAGCAGTGAGGCTGCAAAAACGTTGTTGGACAGATTGAACATTGAACCGACCGAAGCTAGCGCTAACGCTGACGACTGA
- a CDS encoding phytoene desaturase family protein, giving the protein MDISPISPSASLEKHSMTHTLSETSTIVIGGGFSGLSTACYLADAGVDVTILERQDTLGGVAGRIERSGFQFDTGPSWYLMPDVFERFFNELGYDPTEYYSLTRLDPNYRVFWKDGDTAILPADREGQRELFEQYESGAGAALDTYLEQAADAYEIGMEEFVYKHRPRFRDWVDPGLLRAARGITLVGSMDDHIASYFDSTKLRQLLEYTLVFLGGSPYNTPALYSLMSHVDFNMGVYYPRGGIASVVDSIETIAHELGVNIETNTPVTGLSRAHSDTGVRVQTSADTHIADRVVSTVPVAHTDRELLSDGVSDHDGSYWESRTYAPGAFLLYLGVEGELDSLEHHTLILPTDWQSHFESIFDDPTWPTDPSYYVNVPSQTDSTVAPDGHSTVVILVPIAPGLDDSDAIRERYREKVLTDLAVHTGIDLRDRIVVEETACTSEFAAMGYPDGTALGLAHTLTQTGPFRPAHRSDAVPGLYHAGSFTDPGIGMPMCLINGKHVASAVVRDIKNDRATSRISSVSSVVSQAFGFD; this is encoded by the coding sequence ATGGATATTTCACCCATATCGCCATCTGCTTCTTTAGAGAAACACAGTATGACGCATACGCTCAGCGAGACATCTACGATTGTGATTGGCGGAGGATTCAGTGGGCTTTCGACAGCTTGCTATCTTGCAGATGCCGGTGTCGATGTCACGATTCTTGAGCGTCAGGATACGCTTGGTGGCGTTGCTGGACGCATTGAACGATCAGGATTTCAATTCGACACGGGTCCATCATGGTATTTGATGCCGGACGTGTTCGAACGTTTCTTTAATGAACTTGGATACGACCCTACAGAATATTATTCGCTGACGCGGCTAGATCCTAATTATCGTGTCTTCTGGAAGGATGGTGACACAGCAATATTGCCGGCTGACCGAGAGGGTCAACGCGAGCTCTTTGAGCAATATGAATCCGGCGCAGGCGCAGCACTTGACACATATCTTGAGCAGGCTGCAGATGCGTATGAAATTGGAATGGAAGAATTCGTATATAAACATCGACCACGCTTTCGTGACTGGGTTGACCCCGGATTACTCCGAGCAGCACGTGGCATTACGCTTGTTGGATCAATGGATGATCATATAGCCTCGTACTTCGACTCAACAAAACTTCGGCAGTTACTTGAATATACATTGGTCTTTCTTGGTGGGTCGCCATACAATACTCCGGCGTTATACTCACTGATGAGCCATGTCGATTTTAATATGGGTGTATACTATCCAAGAGGTGGTATTGCAAGCGTCGTCGATAGTATCGAAACTATTGCTCACGAGTTGGGCGTAAATATTGAGACAAACACACCCGTTACTGGACTTAGCCGTGCCCACAGTGACACCGGTGTTCGTGTGCAAACCAGTGCAGACACTCATATCGCGGACCGTGTTGTTAGCACCGTCCCCGTTGCACATACTGACCGTGAACTACTTTCCGACGGGGTCTCTGATCACGACGGTTCATACTGGGAGTCGCGGACATACGCACCTGGAGCGTTTTTGTTGTACTTAGGCGTTGAGGGTGAGCTTGATTCGCTCGAGCATCATACACTTATTCTGCCAACTGATTGGCAATCACATTTCGAATCGATATTTGATGATCCAACATGGCCGACGGATCCATCATATTATGTTAACGTTCCTTCACAAACCGACTCAACAGTCGCTCCTGATGGTCATTCGACAGTTGTTATTCTCGTCCCAATCGCACCTGGACTTGATGATAGCGATGCTATTCGTGAACGGTACCGTGAGAAAGTACTTACTGACCTTGCTGTTCACACTGGCATCGACCTTCGAGATCGGATCGTCGTCGAGGAGACTGCCTGCACTAGTGAATTTGCGGCGATGGGATATCCGGATGGCACAGCATTAGGACTGGCACACACACTAACACAGACCGGTCCATTCCGACCCGCTCATCGGTCTGATGCCGTCCCTGGATTGTATCATGCAGGGTCATTCACCGATCCTGGAATCGGCATGCCGATGTGTCTCATTAACGGGAAACATGTTGCTAGCGCCGTTGTGCGTGACATTAAAAATGATCGTGCAACAAGTAGGATATCATCAGTGTCATCGGTTGTATCGCAGGCATTTGGGTTTGATTGA
- a CDS encoding thymidine kinase, translating into MRAITNSGWIEVVTGSMFSGKTEELLRRLRRAEIAGQSIAVFKPAVDDRYGETTVGSHVGRQWEAAVVPNEGEDIWNIKDELSKKKQNHRTTTQCRSGDGTNNPGGVIPSNDDSVDVVAIDEANFFSTELVSVCESLANDGYRVVVSGTDQTYRGEPFEPLPQLMAVAEYVDKLQAICTQCGEPATRNQRLVDDSPAHIDDPTIVVGADETYEARCRNCHILRHE; encoded by the coding sequence GTGCGCGCAATCACTAATAGCGGCTGGATTGAGGTTGTCACGGGGTCAATGTTCTCAGGTAAGACTGAGGAACTCCTCCGTCGATTGCGACGAGCCGAGATTGCTGGTCAATCTATTGCTGTATTCAAGCCTGCTGTTGATGACCGATATGGAGAGACAACTGTTGGGTCACATGTCGGTCGACAATGGGAAGCAGCGGTTGTTCCGAATGAAGGAGAAGATATCTGGAATATCAAAGACGAACTTTCGAAGAAAAAGCAGAATCACCGGACAACCACTCAATGCAGGAGTGGTGACGGGACAAACAACCCAGGTGGAGTAATTCCATCTAATGATGACTCAGTCGATGTTGTCGCCATTGATGAAGCAAATTTCTTCTCAACTGAACTTGTGTCTGTTTGTGAATCGCTAGCGAATGATGGCTATCGGGTCGTTGTGTCTGGCACTGATCAAACATATCGCGGCGAGCCATTTGAACCACTTCCACAATTAATGGCGGTCGCAGAATATGTTGATAAATTACAGGCAATCTGTACACAATGTGGTGAACCTGCAACGCGGAATCAGCGACTTGTTGATGATTCCCCCGCACATATCGATGATCCGACAATCGTCGTCGGTGCTGATGAGACCTATGAGGCACGATGTCGTAACTGTCATATTCTCCGGCATGAGTAA